The sequence CCGTCGGGATTTTGCTGCGTTGGAAGCGCGTCGGTACGAGGCCGCGCGTTTGTTCGCGCGCGGCGAATCGCAGGCGACCGTTGCCCGCACGCTTGGCGCGACGCGGGCGGCCGCCCACCGCTGGTATCACGCCTGGCAGGACGAAGGCCGCACGGCCTTGAAAGCAGCCGGCCGTGCGGGGCGCAAGCCGCGGCTCGAGGCGCCGCAGCTCGCGCGGGTCGAAGCGGCGTTGCTCAAGGGCCCCGGGGCTCATGGGTTCGCCACGGAGCTGTGGACGTTGCCGCGCGTGGCCACGCTCATCGAGCGGCTCACGCGCGTGCGGTACCACCCGGGCCACGTCTGGTACATCCTGCGGCGCCTCGGGTGGTCGCTCCAGCGCCCGACGCGCCAAGCGCGGGAGCGCGACGAGGCCGCGATCGCCGAGTGGAAGCGCCGGCGCTGGCCGCAGGTAAAAAAAACGCCCGGCGGCGGCGGGCCTGGATCGTCTTTGAAGACGAAAGCGGCGTCTCGCACCGGCCGGTCGTCCGCCGCACCTGGGCCCCGCGCGGTCACCCGCCGGTCTTGATCCACACGGGGGCGAACTGGACGCGCTTGTCGATCGCGGCGGCACTGGCCTTCCGCTGGGACGGCCGGCGCCGGCGCTGTTACTTCCAGACGCGGCCCGGGAGTTACAACGATCTCGCGCTGATCGCCTTCCTGCGCGCGCTCAAGCGGCACTTCCCGGGGCGCCACATCATCCTGGTGTGGGACGGGCTGGGCGGGCACAAGAGCCGCGTGATGCGGCAGTATCTCGCGCGCGCCCGGGCCTGGCTGACGGTCGAGCGCCTGCCCGGCTACGCCCCAGAATTGAATCCCGTCGAACAGATCTGGGGCAACATCAAAGGTCGTGAACTTGCCAACCTCTGCCCGGCCGACATCCTCGCGCTCCGCGGGCCGCTGCGCGCGGGCTTCG is a genomic window of Gemmatimonadales bacterium containing:
- a CDS encoding winged helix-turn-helix domain-containing protein, whose translation is MEARRYEAARLFARGESQATVARTLGATRAAAHRWYHAWQDEGRTALKAAGRAGRKPRLEAPQLARVEAALLKGPGAHGFATELWTLPRVATLIERLTRVRYHPGHVWYILRRLGWSLQRPTRQARERDEAAIAEWKRRRWPQVKKTPGGGGPGSSLKTKAASRTGRSSAAPGPRAVTRRS
- a CDS encoding IS630 family transposase, with the translated sequence MVFEDESGVSHRPVVRRTWAPRGHPPVLIHTGANWTRLSIAAALAFRWDGRRRRCYFQTRPGSYNDLALIAFLRALKRHFPGRHIILVWDGLGGHKSRVMRQYLARARAWLTVERLPGYAPELNPVEQIWGNIKGRELANLCPADILALRGPLRAGFARIRRRSTLAFGFLRHAGLSF